One segment of Bradysia coprophila strain Holo2 unplaced genomic scaffold, BU_Bcop_v1 contig_561, whole genome shotgun sequence DNA contains the following:
- the LOC119083103 gene encoding mediator of RNA polymerase II transcription subunit 15-like isoform X1: MAEEWQTPAFRQNVVSKINEAIASASLMSSRNGTEMENHVFSKAKTKEEYLGFVAKLIIHVRDTKNKNAQQQQQQQQQQQQQQQQQQQNPDGGMQDPINALQNLASQGSRQQIQPQMMMGGQQMNINPNMGPVQQGSNVLQSLIHQRPGQQQMPNMQNIRQQMQQMPGNMQQGNMPPGAGMVNHNMGMGAMGNQVPNPAGQIGGNMAGQINQMQMGNMQNQQINPMGNMVSMPINQQQMGQNQMNVNMNNQMNPGQMSQMLGRINVGPGAGPMNHQNMGNQMGPMNPNGMPQMAPNNMQQQMGPNVMNAQIPINQQAMAPNQMSGGPMGMNPMMNMQQQHMARKPQEMMMNNNQNMYQVRNVGPNQFFRKSPSPSSTTSPANIASSHQNQMVPSPALVASPQMPNMQQRNVMGMAPSPSSSINTPGQAVAVPSPLNPHEEQQYREKYRQLTKYIEPLKRMVARIGNDGKDSNEKLLKMNKLLEILCNPNRRIPLDTLLKCEIALEKMDFKTYSCPPTGGLIGNLKEHPINNPLLEAVSANLQSPIGNHTLQRSFRPCLEALFGPDIKNLPSPAKQQRLSVTSDTTSSSALEIPHVLQGEIARLDQKFKVSLDPSSQNGTKLIKLVCCLDSQHLPCVPPVSVVIPDDYPYSAPSCKFATGQEYNATPFLISVQSALIARISKLPKLFSLSHLLDTWEMSVRQACSPALNAQQMNPTATSVLLGI; encoded by the exons ATGGCAGAAGAGTGGCAAACACCAGCTTTTCGTCAGAATGTTGTGAGCAAAAT AAACGAAGCTATAGCCTCCGCAAGTCTGATGTCATCGAGAAACGGTACGGAAATGGAGAATCACGTATTCTCGAAAGCTAAAACCAAAGAAGAATATTTGGGATTTGTGGCCAAACTGATAATTCATGTCAGAG ACACAAAGAACAAGAATGCACagcaacagcagcaacaacaacaacagcagcagcagcagcaacaacaacaacaacaaaatccaGATGGTGGAATGCAAGATCCCATCAATGCGCTACAGAATCTGGCTAGCCAGGGTAGTCGACAACAAATTCAACCGCAAATGATGATGGGAGGCCAGCAAATGAACATCAATCCAAACATGGGACCGGTGCAACAGGGATCGAATGTACTTCAGTCTCTTATTCAT CAAAGACCGGGCCAACAGCAAATGCCAAATATGCAAAATATTCGTCAGCAAATGCAACAAATGCCGGGCAATATGCAACAGGGTAATATGCCTCCTGGAGCAGGTATGGTCAATCACAATATGGGTATGGGAGCGATGGGAAATCAAGTTCCCAATCCGGCTGGTCAAATCGGTGGTAATATGGCTGGCCAGATCAATCAAATGCAGATGGGCAATAtgcaaaatcaacaaattaatcCCATGGGCAACATGGTGTCCATGCCAATCAATCAACAGCAAATGGGACAGAATCAGATGAAT GTCAACATGAACAATCAGATGAATCCTGGCCAAATGTCCCAGATGCTCGGCCGAATCAATGTGGGACCAGGTGCGGGACCGATGAATCATCAGAACATGGGCAATCAAATGGGTCCAATGAATCCGAATGGAATGCCACAAATGGCACCGAACAATATGCAACAGCAAATGGGACCGAATGTGATGAACGCACAGATCCCAATAAATCAACAGGCCATGGCACCCAATCAAATGAGTGGTGGTCCGATGGGCATGAATCCAATGATGAATATGCAGCAACAGCACATGGCTCGGAAGCCACAGGAAATGATGATGAATAACAATCAGAATATGTATCAAG TTCGAAATGTTGGTCCGAACcaatttttccgaaaaagtCCGAGTCCCAGTTCGACAACCTCGCCGGCAAACATTGCTTCATCTCATCAAAACCAAATGGTTCCGAGTCCAGCGTTGGTGGCATCACCTCAAATGCCAAACATGCAACAACGAAACG TTATGGGTATGGCGCCGTCTCCGAGCTCATCCATCAATACACCCGGACAGGCTGTCGCCGTTCCGAGTCCGTTGAATCCACACGAGGAGCAACAATACCGTGAAAAGTACAGACAATTGACGAAATACATCGAACCTTTGAAGCGAATGGTTGCTCGCATTGGCAATGACGGAAAAGATTCAA ATGAAAAACTGttgaaaatgaacaaattgtTGGAGATTCTGTGCAATCCCAACCGACGTATTCCACTCGACACTTTACTGAAATGTGAAATAGCTTTGGAAAAGATGGACTTTAAAACGTATTCTTGTCCTCCGACCGGCGGTCTCATTGGCAATTTGAAAGAGCATCCG ATAAACAATCCACTTCTGGAGGCTGTCAGTGCTAATCTACAGAGTCCGATCGGAAATCATACATTGCAACGCTCATTTCGACCGTGTCTAGAGGCGCTCTTCGGACCAGACATCAA GAACCTGCCGTCGCCAGCAAAACAACAGAGGTTATCCGTTACCAGCGATACAACGTCATCGTCAGCGCTCGAAATTCCGCATGTTCTGCAAGGGGAAATCGCCCGGCTCgaccaaaaattcaaagtgTCCCTGGATCCATCGTCCCAGAACGGCACCAAGCTAATCAAACTCGTCTGTTGTTTGGACTCGCAGCATCTGCCCTGCGTTCCGCCCGTTAGCGTTGTGATACCGGACGACTATCCGTACAGTGCGCCCAGCTGCAAATTCGCAACCGGACAGGAGTACAATGCAACTCCGTTCTTGATATCGGTGCAGAGTGCACTGATTGCTCGCATCTCGAAAttaccaaaattattttcgctaTCGCATTTGCTGGACACGTGGGAGATGTCGGTGCGTCAGGCATGCTCGCCGGCGTTGAATGCACAACAAATGAATCCGACAGCTACGTCGGTGTTGCTgggaatttaa